A window of Corallococcus macrosporus DSM 14697 contains these coding sequences:
- a CDS encoding phosphotransferase enzyme family protein, whose amino-acid sequence MHPELVRRFHEPIRDEAARRYGLSPEQLTELAAFENFVYEAENDDGEGLILRISHSTRRTIDYTLGEVEFVRYLAAARIPIASPVLSEAGQFVERIEDREPGGYFVATAFERAPGIVFDDAPPLKERYWKPPLFRDLGRLFARLHNRAQTYAPSSPRLKRQEWHEYDVVDIDRFAPPEEKLVRERTAAIIARLNQLPRTPESYGLIHADLHMHNFCFAEGKVTAFDFDNCEYAWFVKDIAVLLFYIARGEEREARDEAVAAFLGPFLEGYRELRPMEREWLAAVPDLLALQRSMNYALFHQYRDPAVLDESTLDRWGRFRRDIEADTPVLQIDFTSF is encoded by the coding sequence ATGCATCCAGAGCTTGTCCGCCGCTTCCACGAACCGATTCGCGATGAGGCCGCGCGCCGGTACGGCCTGTCGCCCGAGCAGCTCACCGAGCTCGCGGCCTTCGAGAACTTCGTCTACGAGGCGGAGAACGACGACGGCGAGGGCCTGATTCTGCGCATCTCGCACAGCACGCGGCGAACGATTGACTACACGCTGGGTGAGGTCGAGTTCGTTCGCTATCTAGCCGCCGCGCGCATTCCCATCGCCTCGCCGGTCCTCTCCGAGGCGGGGCAGTTCGTGGAGCGGATCGAAGACCGCGAGCCCGGCGGCTACTTCGTCGCCACCGCGTTCGAGCGCGCGCCGGGCATCGTCTTCGACGACGCGCCTCCGCTCAAGGAGCGCTACTGGAAGCCCCCCCTATTCCGCGACCTGGGCCGGCTGTTCGCGCGGCTCCACAACCGCGCCCAGACCTACGCGCCTTCGAGCCCCAGGCTCAAGCGCCAGGAATGGCATGAGTACGACGTGGTCGACATCGACCGGTTCGCGCCTCCCGAGGAGAAGCTCGTTCGCGAGCGCACCGCGGCGATCATCGCGCGATTGAACCAGCTCCCGCGAACACCGGAGAGCTACGGGCTGATCCACGCCGATCTCCACATGCACAACTTCTGCTTCGCCGAAGGGAAGGTCACCGCGTTCGACTTCGACAACTGCGAGTACGCGTGGTTCGTCAAGGACATCGCGGTGCTCCTCTTCTACATCGCGCGAGGCGAGGAGCGAGAGGCGCGCGACGAAGCGGTCGCTGCGTTCCTGGGGCCCTTCCTCGAAGGGTATCGGGAGCTCCGACCCATGGAGCGCGAGTGGCTCGCGGCAGTGCCGGACCTGCTCGCCCTCCAGCGCTCGATGAATTACGCGCTGTTCCACCAGTATCGCGACCCGGCCGTGCTCGACGAGAGCACGCTCGACCGGTGGGGGCGGTTCCGGCGCGACATCGAAGCGGACACACCCGTCCTGCAGATTGATTTCACGAGCTTCTAG
- a CDS encoding TolC family protein: MRLRLTLALLVMTCSGCELVRPVVVKPPPTPSSYSTSSELRTEPPPPSSAPEGRVPSPRPSKEGVPAQPAERLTQDAVWWTAFADPALDMAIQECFGDNLVLREVRELIYENQLDPNVPQGWWYPLQVGILNPAGLSHVVANANLPPAPPTRAEYDLATVGFGVTYQVDLFGALGAQRRAGMNFAEQQRQLTEGRIQDLAVRITQVWFDILEARALRDLTLRQIDYNKELLRLVRARFEQHLTPRLVVLQQEQLLVNLESQVPLIATRNALLNSELKALLGRVPTPADDVVPLDRQLPDLPPPPELGTPGDLNVNTPEMRLAELRVAEIDHRINANLASWLPTIQLVGNVGALKVGLSEPALRESVVGVNLTWALFDGRRVTEYMRLPIQLQRREIQYQLALHTAIGRVQDAVVREENEATSLRSLRAQVQLGQQLLDEARRLFEQGHSDYLTVLTALTNLVGLERASLQAQRLLLNHRVEVYRSLGGTWSRDVTLKRE, translated from the coding sequence ATGAGACTTCGACTTACGCTCGCCCTCCTCGTGATGACCTGCTCCGGTTGCGAGCTGGTTCGTCCCGTCGTCGTCAAACCGCCTCCGACGCCGAGCAGCTACTCGACCTCCAGCGAACTGCGCACCGAGCCGCCCCCACCGTCCAGCGCACCCGAGGGCAGAGTTCCAAGCCCGCGGCCGTCGAAGGAGGGCGTGCCCGCGCAGCCAGCCGAGCGCCTTACCCAGGACGCAGTCTGGTGGACGGCGTTCGCCGATCCGGCGCTCGACATGGCCATCCAGGAGTGTTTCGGCGACAACCTGGTCCTGCGCGAGGTGCGGGAGTTGATCTACGAGAACCAGCTCGACCCCAACGTGCCGCAAGGTTGGTGGTACCCGCTCCAGGTCGGCATCCTGAACCCGGCGGGACTGAGTCATGTCGTCGCCAACGCCAACCTTCCGCCCGCGCCGCCAACCCGGGCCGAGTACGACCTGGCCACCGTCGGTTTCGGCGTGACCTACCAGGTCGACCTGTTTGGAGCCCTCGGTGCGCAGCGGCGCGCGGGAATGAACTTCGCCGAGCAGCAGCGGCAGCTCACCGAGGGCCGCATCCAGGACCTCGCGGTGCGGATCACCCAGGTCTGGTTCGACATCCTCGAGGCCCGCGCGCTCCGGGACCTCACGCTGCGGCAGATTGACTACAACAAGGAGCTGCTCCGGCTGGTTCGAGCGCGGTTCGAGCAGCACCTCACGCCCCGGCTCGTGGTGCTGCAGCAGGAGCAGTTGCTGGTGAACCTCGAATCGCAGGTGCCGCTGATCGCCACCCGGAACGCGCTCTTGAACTCGGAGCTGAAGGCGCTGCTGGGCCGGGTACCCACTCCCGCCGACGACGTTGTTCCACTCGATCGACAGCTTCCCGATCTCCCGCCCCCACCGGAGCTCGGAACGCCGGGCGACCTGAACGTGAACACGCCCGAGATGCGGCTCGCGGAGCTTCGCGTCGCGGAGATCGATCACCGCATCAACGCGAACCTGGCGAGCTGGCTCCCGACGATTCAACTGGTGGGCAACGTGGGCGCGTTGAAGGTCGGCCTCTCGGAGCCGGCCCTGCGCGAGTCCGTCGTCGGGGTGAACCTGACCTGGGCCCTGTTCGACGGAAGGCGCGTCACCGAGTACATGCGACTGCCGATCCAGCTCCAGCGTCGCGAAATCCAATACCAGCTCGCGCTGCACACCGCGATCGGACGGGTGCAGGATGCCGTGGTTCGGGAGGAGAACGAGGCGACGAGCCTGCGCAGCCTGCGGGCGCAGGTCCAGCTCGGGCAGCAGCTCCTGGATGAGGCGAGGCGGCTCTTCGAGCAGGGGCATTCGGACTATCTGACGGTGCTCACCGCCCTGACGAATCTGGTCGGGCTCGAGCGCGCAAGCCTGCAGGCGCAACGGCTGCTGCTCAACCATCGCGTCGAGGTCTATCGCTCGCTCGGCGGCACCTGGTCGCGCGACGTCACACTGAAGCGGGAGTGA